The nucleotide window AAGCTTACATCCCTGAGGATTTCTCGTTTCCCCAGCTGCTTAGAGATACCTTCAAGCCTTATGGCGTCGCTCATTCCATGTCCTCATCATCGATTTGAGGCTAATTTTGGGCAAAATGCTAGAACCATTATAATCTAGAATCTAGGGCTAAGAAAAGGGCGTGATGGGGCTGAAGTTAAACCGTTCACGATTGCACAAAAAGCCAGACTGTTCATTGGAGGCTACATCCTCGATTCTTTCGGTGAGAGGATACCGGTGGGTCGTCTGGGGAAGCCGGAGGATATTGCATGGGCAGTGCTCTTCCTGGCCTCGGATGCTACCGAGTACATCGCTGGGTTTACACTCTTCGTCGATGGGGACATGCTTCTCGGCCGCGGATGGAAGCATTTAGGGTAAGGTTAAGCAGTAAGTAACGAAAGGGGAGGCGTTGCCTCCCCTTTTTAACATCACGATATTATACATTTCGTCATTTTGTGCAATAACTTGTCTGTGGATGTCGGTTACAAAGTGACTAGTATGCTTTTTGTAGCTAAGGCGGTATTGAGGTAGGTTGCATGGGGGACATAAGAAGAGGGGCCACCCACTCTCTGGTAGCCCCCCGTAAACCATCATGATTCATGGTATAATTTTACAGTTCATATAATAACTAGTTGGGCGGAAGATCGCGAGGGTGAGCACGAGATGTGGGAGAGTACAAGTGATTGCTTGCCACTGACTCACACAAAAAGGGGGGAAGTATGGAAAGTGTAATTGTACGGAACCTGCAACCAGAATATTCGCCAGTGGCAGTGGTCTGGAGTAATACCATTCCTGATGATGCACTTCACCCTCGATATAATGCGTCTGCAATGGGCAAAGTTGGTAAAGCCTTTGGGGTTCGCTCGTTGTAAGGCTAGTTATGAGGCGGTATACTAGACTTATGGCAGTCTCGCTACCGCTTCCCATCGAAATCGTTAGTCAGTCTTTTCAACTCGGCGTCGCTGTCAAGGCGATGCTCGGCTCTCGATACATCGCCCTCGATACCGAGTCCAACAGCCTCCACCACTATCCCGAGCAGCTCTGCCTCATTCAGATCGCCACCCGCTACAGAGTCTACATCATCGATACGATCGTCTTGAAGGAGCTTGATTCCCTCAGAGAAGTCTTAGGAGACGACTCCACCAAGAAAGTCGTTCATGGCGCGGACTACGACATCCGTAGCCTCGACCAGCATTGCGGATTTCATATCCGCAACCTGTACGATACTAACATTGCTGCCCGCTTTGCCGGCATGACACGCGTTAGCTTGGCAGCCCTCATCGAGGACCTACTGGGCGTAACTATCCCCAAGAGCAAGCGACTCCAGCGAGCCGACTGGGGGCATCGTCCGCTCTCCACGGAGGCCCTCGACTACGCCGCTACCGATGTCAGCTACCTCCTCGCTCTGCAAGAGACTCTTAACCCACGACTCCGGACCCTGGGTCGTACGGAATGGGTTGCCGAAGAGTGTGCTCGGCTCGAAGAGGTGAGATATACCGCACCAGATTCAGAGACGGCATACCTCTCTGTCAAAGGGGCTAAGAACCTAGACGGACGCGGCCTGGCGATTATGCAAAGTCTTTTTCGATTTCGGGAAGAAGAAGCCCGACGCCAGCACCGGCCACCCTTCTTTGTAATACCCGATGCTGCCCTCATATTTCTCGCCACTACTCCCACAGCCACAATCTCGAAGGTTCCCGGTCTTGGACAAACTGGGTTGAAACGGTTCGGGCAGGGCCTGCAGCAGGCACTACACAACGGCATGACTGCGCCACTGATACACCGGCAACATCCTATTAAGGCCGAACGAGCCAGCAAAAAGCAGGTGCAGCGTCTGAGTCGCCTTAAAGAGTGGCGCACATCGCTAGGCTCCAGTCTTTCCCTTGATCCTTCGCTCCTCTGGCCCTTAACCAGCCTGGAACGGCTTGCCAAAGCGCCTGATACTCTAAAAGTCGAGCTTACCTACGATAACATCCGTCGGTGGCAGCGCAATGTGGTTGCCTCCTCTCTCCAAACCTGTCTGGAATCATTGCCATGATACGAACTTGGCGCCGTGAGAGAATACTGAAAGTAAATCACCACAATGTCTGACTGGTATTTGTATCTGTTAAGATGTAGCGATGGAAGTTTGTATACTGGAATTACGACTAATGTTGCCCGCAGGTTTGCTGAGCATCGGGAAAATAGTGGTACAGGAGCAAAGTACCTGCGAGGTAGGAGGCCTCTGATGTTAGTTTTCCAAAAGAAATTGGGGAGTAGAAGCTTGGCACTTGCTGTGGAAAGTAAGGTCAAGAGACTGTCAAAGAAGAGGAAAGAAGACCTGATAAGAACCAATGAACATATTGAAGTAATAATCAAAAAGGTCGAGGTGTAAATAACCTTTTCAGTTTTCCGCCTGCATCACGGCTTTTTCCTGATTGGCTTCAGAAGATATTCCAATCCGTTAAGTTTGATTTCATAAAGAGCAGCCAAGAGCATGCCCATTTTCCCCTGAGGAAAACCGTTCCGGTGAAACCATACTAGATAAGGGTCAGGCAGATCACAAAGGATGCGATCTTTGTATTTACCGAAAGGCATTCGTAGAGATACCAATTCATCCAGCATTTGAGTATTGATAGGGGTGGTGTCCTTATTTTGATCCACTTTTTTCCCTCTCCTGCCCTTCATCATACACTAAACGCGTTGAAAGGTGTAAACCAATAAGCAAAAGCCATCGTGTCATATATTCACTATGAAACGATAGCGTCTGTTTCGCCGTAAAAACCTTTCCTCTGTTTTTTCGCTCATCGTGGTAAGGGTTATATGGCAGTCCTTATTTTTTGTAGAACGCGCTTCCTCACTTGGGGCTTCGGTATGGTGCAAATAAGAGAAGGGGCCACCCATTATTGGGTAGCCCTCAAACCACGATTATTGGTAAAATAATGTAGTCTATTTAGTAGCTCGTTATATGAATAGGAATATTTCATAATTGAAGGAGAGTTGAATAAGGAGAAAATGGATGTATTATCTCGAAGACTTCAAAGTCGGGAAATCATATAAACCCAAAGGGCGGTACATAATAACAGAAGATGAAATTATGGAAATTGGACAACGTTGGGACCCACAACCATTTCATATAGACCATGAGGCTGCATCAAATTCGGTATTTGGTGGCCTTATTGCTTGCTCAATACATTTGTTTGCAATAGTATGCTGGTTTTCGCATCAACTAGACGAATCTGTGGCGGCTGTGGCTGGGCTTGGATGGGATAAGGTCCGGATGCATACGCCTGTGAAGGCGGGTGACGAAATTTCCTGTAAGGTTAAAATCTTAGAAGCAAGACTGTCTAATAGCCGACCTGATTGTGGTGTGATTACTGTTCAGAATGATTTGTTTAGTCAACGGAATGAGTTAGTTTATTCAGCGCAGAATTCGTTCTTAATACTGCGCCGTCCAAGTGAGTCTAGTTAGAAGAATATAGGCAATAGTAGCTGCACAGATGGGGGTTCATGAAGTAGTTACAACTATACATCGTGAGGTTGTGCTAGTATGATAAAGGGCTGCCCGTAACAGGTAGCCCCTAATCATTATTTATTGTTGAATAGAGACATTCGGTCGAAATAAACCTCGTTTCGGCAAAGCCTTTCTCCACTTATCATAACGAGGTCCATTCCATTTATCTCGAAAGTCTTTCCCCCAGATGCTGGTGTTATCTGTGCATGCCATAGAAACGCACCACCATCCCCATCAGAAAATAAGAAAAACTCTCGTAGTGACCAATGCATCTTCCATTCTTGGAATAACCGCCTTAAGTATCTACGAAAAGCATCATGCCCTTTTACAGGCCCCCGTGTATTAGGGTCTTGATAAATGCAATCTTCTGTATAGCATGATATTACACTCTCCACATCTTGTGTATTCCAGGCTAAAAGAATTTTATTGGCAAGTTCAACAGCTTTTTCTGTATTCATACTATCAATCCCCCATTTTTCTGGTGAAGACATCGTAGACGATGGCGTGGCCGTTGTCAATGGAAGGGGGTTCATGTGTGCAACAATCGCCATGTGGATGGCGGTTACGAAGTGACTAGTATGCTTTTTATAGCTAAGGTAGCATTAAGGTAGGTTACAAGGGGGAGCGTAGGGGATTCATGAAGTAGTTACAAAGATGAAAGGAGATGTTGTGTTAACAAGGAATTAAACGGGGAACTTCTGCTAAGGGATTTGGTTCTTGGCAGAAGGGAGGGTAACAATCCGAACTTTGGTTAAGTGATTGAACAGAATAGAAGTTTGTGTAATTCTTCCTAGGATAAATCAGGGTTTCCCTTCAGTACCTCATATCTTAACAATACAAGTTCCTTTTCAACATCTTCGCATGCCAAAAGCTTCAGGTTAATGTTTGTGCTCCCATTATTAAGATGAGCAAGTAACTTATCTGATTTGCCTCCGACCAGGATGGGAGACACTAATAGACTTATTTCATCTATAAGGCCTTTACTAAGCAATACTCCGTTTAGCGTGGGGCCTGAATCTATTAGAATCGTCTTTATCCCATACTTTGTACTCAAAGCACTGAGTGCTTTCTCAAAGTCTATATGTTCATTCCCGCATACCAAATAGTCGTAATTTCTATCTTTGAGATAATTCATATAGTCTTCGTTCGTCTGCTGTGAGATTAATACAATCACGTCTTTGCAGAATTCAAAACTTCTACATGTGTGTAGCAGGCCTTGGGTAATACCCTTTGTGTCTGCAATAACCCAGTAAGGTAAAGCTACACTTCTGTCTGGTTTGGTGAGGTCCCCTTCATTCTCTAGCGGTATTTCTCCGCTGTAAATTTCAATTCCTGTTTTAATTGTATTAGAGCCGATTAGGTTTGCATCTGCCTTGTACGTACTTGCTATTTGATAGTGTAGGCCCATATTGACTTCGAAGTCTGTGAAGGAGCCATCCAGGCTTATGGAATTGTGCATAATTACCTTGGTCATTGCCATTTTCAACACCCCCTCTAGCTATCATCCATATTTAGTGGTTGATTTATTTTGATATTTTACTCCGTGAATTGTTGGGAAACAAATAATTGCTTGAGTCATTCCCTTTTGAGAAGGGTAAATACCAATGAAGAGGATAAATCAGGGTGTCCTGTCTACGCGGTAGAGTTACCTCTTTTCCTTGGGGATCGCTGGGTAATCTCTAATCGCCAGAAGTAAGCCCACGGACAATATCGGCAGCCGAACTATATGGACCGAATACTGCCATAACGTCATCGGTAAAATCACACATTCTGAGTTTTCGTGCAACAAACTGCAAGAATGTACAACCAATCAAACTTGCAAAGACGAGTGCTATTCTAGGCCTGACATGAACCAGCCTCGTCAGGCTGTCTACCTGCTTGCAATCGTCCTCACAAGCTGGTCAGAAGTGAACATTTCCGGATCGACAGCATCGGGAATAACGTTGCCACCCCGCGCTCGACCACCGCCAATCTATTCTGGGGGAAACTGAAAGTAAGGTTGCCGACCGCCCAGGCCTCGACAAAGATGTCCGTAGATGCTAGAGCCTTCCCTTCCGCCAGGATACCACATATAGAAGAGCAGGGACCACGTATATTAATCCAATAGCAGCTGCCCATTTCTCCGTATCACCGCCCGGGATTAGTATAAAGATAAAAGGTATAGCCAGAATCAGCATGATTATCGCCCCGACAAGAGGCTTTTTCTCAGCAACAAATCTGGCGATTAAGAGAGGACCTCCTATGAGTAGCCCTAGCAATAGCTGACCATTAAAAGCCATTCTAATATCCAACCACGTTAAGCCGTGAGGCGGAAGAGCATAATATTTAGCAATTAATAGACGGATAGTAAAGCCTAGAAATAACAGAATAGGTGCGATCCCGAGAATTAGCGAGGTAATTCGTGCGGCCCGTTGTATGCTTCCAATGCTTGGCTCAGACATTGAAACTGTATCCGTTCAGTCGTTTTCAGACCAACCGATCATGGTAAAATGCTACAACCCTGCTCAATTCTTGTCAATCTACTAGAATCACCGGGATACTGACTGAACAAAACGACCTTCCGCTGGGCATATTGGATTGAACATAACCGAGTTTTGTTTAGCTGCGCTTGATCAGCGCTCTCTGGAAGGTCAATGAGCTTCCTCATTGCACGAATCGTCAGTTTGTGCAATAACTAGTCTGTGGATGTCGGTTACAAAGTGACTAGTATGCTTTTTGTAGCGAAGGCAGAATTAAGGTAGATTACATATGGAAGCGGTGGGGGTTCATGAAGTAGTTGAAAGATTTGGAAAGGGAGATTCTCCGTAAGGCTATTACTCTCTTAGCTTGTCTCCGTATCCTTCTTTTTCTGCTCTTCTGAAGACAGTTTCCTTTATGTCATCGGGCATTAAGCCAAGTTCTCTGGCTATCTCCTCACCGAAACTTTTACCAAACGCACCCGTTTGAACTTTATATGTGTATGTTATTTCCTTGCCATCGTACATGCACTCAACAGAGAGGTTTTTTGCTGCTGGATATCTGCCACTATCAATTTCTTTGGTCAGTAAATGCATATGAGTAGTAAAGTAGGTTGTGGGGCCCAGTCTATGAAATCCGTCAACTAAAGCTAGGGATTGTCGTTGACCTTCTTCATAACTCGTCCCACCACAAGGTTCATCCAATATCACCAGGCTGTATGGCGTTGCTCTTTCAAATATTTCTTTTATCCTTCTCAACTCATTTCTATATCTTCCTTCTCCTTTTGTTATGTCATCCGGAGAAATAAAATGCGTGTAAATTCCATCAACAAAACTCACGTCTGCAGATTTTGCAGGAACGAATAGCCCCTTCTGGCTCAGTAGCTGGATTAGGCCAATAGTTTTTACATAAGTTGTTTTCCCTCCATTATTTGGACCTGTTATTATGAACATGTTCTCGTCAGCATTACTTGCGATATCATTCGGAACAATCTTTCTGCTGCTAAACTTGGCTTCGACCAGAAGGGGATTTCTTGCGTTTCTTACTATTATTCTCCTTTCCTCCATTGGTAGGAGTGTTGGCCTGCAAATATCAAAACCCCTTCTCTTTAAATTTAAAAAATAATCTGCAAAACCGGCATAAAAATCTAATGGCTCCAAAAGCCTTGTGGCTTCTTTGATCTGATCAGTATATTTATTAATAGCGGGAATAAATTGCTTATCCATATACTCTTGGATAATTTCTCCCAATTTATTCAATCCACTATAATCTTTGAGGCTTTGTCCTTCCCCCCTCTTTCCTATTCCTAGCAGCCGTTGAAGAAGCGTCGGTACTTTTTTGCTGTCAGGCTTTTTCTCAGCTAATTCCATAGCAGACATCTTATTTGGACTGCCATCCCCATCCAGAAAAACTCGAAAATCTACTCCATCCAGGTTCTCAAATCTCTCGACTAATTCGCACAGATTTGAGAACTCGTCCGATTCCCTTATACTGCGAAAATACAAGTTGACATCTTTCAAAACCATTGAATTAGCACTGCTTATATCAGGAAGGTTATTAATGGAATCTCTATATTTTCTTAACAGATTAAAACCTTTTGTCATGGTGGGTTTTCTTGTCGGACTAGGACCACCCTTATAAATACTGACTTTATCCTGTATTTCACTTAAGTCCATGATGCATTTTTGAACATTCGTTCTCAGATTAGCATCTGAAATCAGGTCATTGAACACCTCCTGCCTGTATCCAACTGTATCCATATTGGATCCCAAATCGACCAAAATCTCTATTGCTAATTGTCTGGTGTCTTGTGAGTAAAATGGGACTGGATCTAGAAATGTCTCTATACCTAGATCATTAACAAATGCCATATCCTTAGAGCTATCTATATCTAGTCGATACGGATTGATGATTTCTGGGTGTTGCAATATCTCTTCCATTCAATTCACCGTATAAGAAGAAAAATTAAGCCGAGGATAGCAATTTGGTGTGCACATCGTAAACGAACGCGTGGGCTATTGTCAATGGCTGTCCATAAGTGGCGATAATACGCATGCGTATGCCCGAGATGGCAATGAAATGAGAAGCCCCCAAATTGTGGCGATCATTTATAGGAGAGCCTATCTTCATTCCTAGGAGCAAGTAGTTGATGCCTTCAAGACGATGGCCTCTGTTGCTGAAGCTTACCAAGCAATGCACAAAAAGCCATTTTGTATACCTAAGCGCCACCAAGTGACGCCTGTTCGAACGTGGAGTAATAGCTGCTTTTAACCTTATAACTCCAACCGAAGGCAAGTCCAACATTTTACCTGGACCAGTTTTTTGGGGGGACAGGTTATATTCTTAGAATTTTTGAGTTTTTAACCACTCGAGAGTGATTTCGAAGGCTTCCTCGGCGGAAAAAATCGGCTTGTAGCCGAAGTCCCGTGTCGCACGGTCGTGGACAAAGGTATGATCCAAGCAGAGACAATAGACGGAGAACCTGTTGAAGTTGGACTTGGGGCTGAATTTCTCACTGAACCATGCGAGAACGTTTGCTAGACCATAGGGTATAGATCTCTTGGGTACAGATATACGCAGTTGTTCTAAAAAAGGATTCATAAAATCGAAAAAATTCCCGGTGTGGTGATCAGTGATGAAATAAATCTGCCCTGCCACCGGCGAATTCGGCGCCAAATGTTCGGTAGCCAGTATATGTGCGTACGCAGCGTTCCCCGAAAATATGTGGCTAAATTGAGCCTTCCCGTTTCCCAGCCGGATATTAATACCGCTCTTAGCGTTTTTTATGACATTAGGCAGGTGATACTTATCGCCAGGACCATACATACCCACGAGGCGCAAAG belongs to Dehalococcoidia bacterium and includes:
- a CDS encoding DUF3820 family protein, which translates into the protein MLDELVSLRMPFGKYKDRILCDLPDPYLVWFHRNGFPQGKMGMLLAALYEIKLNGLEYLLKPIRKKP
- a CDS encoding MaoC/PaaZ C-terminal domain-containing protein, producing MYYLEDFKVGKSYKPKGRYIITEDEIMEIGQRWDPQPFHIDHEAASNSVFGGLIACSIHLFAIVCWFSHQLDESVAAVAGLGWDKVRMHTPVKAGDEISCKVKILEARLSNSRPDCGVITVQNDLFSQRNELVYSAQNSFLILRRPSESS
- a CDS encoding nuclear transport factor 2 family protein: MNTEKAVELANKILLAWNTQDVESVISCYTEDCIYQDPNTRGPVKGHDAFRRYLRRLFQEWKMHWSLREFFLFSDGDGGAFLWHAQITPASGGKTFEINGMDLVMISGERLCRNEVYFDRMSLFNNK
- a CDS encoding SDR family oxidoreductase; protein product: MLDSFGERIPVGRLGKPEDIAWAVLFLASDATEYIAGFTLFVDGDMLLGRGWKHLG
- a CDS encoding RibD family protein, producing MAMTKVIMHNSISLDGSFTDFEVNMGLHYQIASTYKADANLIGSNTIKTGIEIYSGEIPLENEGDLTKPDRSVALPYWVIADTKGITQGLLHTCRSFEFCKDVIVLISQQTNEDYMNYLKDRNYDYLVCGNEHIDFEKALSALSTKYGIKTILIDSGPTLNGVLLSKGLIDEISLLVSPILVGGKSDKLLAHLNNGSTNINLKLLACEDVEKELVLLRYEVLKGNPDLS
- a CDS encoding HRDC domain-containing protein, with the protein product MAVSLPLPIEIVSQSFQLGVAVKAMLGSRYIALDTESNSLHHYPEQLCLIQIATRYRVYIIDTIVLKELDSLREVLGDDSTKKVVHGADYDIRSLDQHCGFHIRNLYDTNIAARFAGMTRVSLAALIEDLLGVTIPKSKRLQRADWGHRPLSTEALDYAATDVSYLLALQETLNPRLRTLGRTEWVAEECARLEEVRYTAPDSETAYLSVKGAKNLDGRGLAIMQSLFRFREEEARRQHRPPFFVIPDAALIFLATTPTATISKVPGLGQTGLKRFGQGLQQALHNGMTAPLIHRQHPIKAERASKKQVQRLSRLKEWRTSLGSSLSLDPSLLWPLTSLERLAKAPDTLKVELTYDNIRRWQRNVVASSLQTCLESLP
- a CDS encoding GIY-YIG nuclease family protein — translated: MSDWYLYLLRCSDGSLYTGITTNVARRFAEHRENSGTGAKYLRGRRPLMLVFQKKLGSRSLALAVESKVKRLSKKRKEDLIRTNEHIEVIIKKVEV